One window from the genome of Nitrospirota bacterium encodes:
- a CDS encoding transposase gives MIRTSLKHIRSIEKLVTKIEKQIDEKLKPYQKEYELLQTIPGVKEHAAASIIAEIGVNMDQFPTADHLSSWAGMSPGNNESAGKKKAVRPPMEARR, from the coding sequence ATGATCCGAACATCGCTCAAGCATATACGGTCCATCGAAAAGCTTGTGACGAAGATTGAGAAGCAGATCGACGAAAAACTCAAACCCTATCAAAAGGAATACGAGCTGTTACAGACCATTCCCGGGGTCAAGGAACACGCTGCGGCCTCCATCATTGCGGAGATCGGGGTAAACATGGACCAGTTCCCCACGGCAGACCATCTCTCGTCGTGGGCAGGGATGAGTCCCGGCAACAACGAGAGTGCCGGTAAAAAAAAAGCGGTAAGACCACCCATGGAAGCAAGGCGCTGA